A stretch of DNA from Pasteurellaceae bacterium RH1A:
GCTGCTGCCCAGCTTGAGGGCTCTAAAGTCTTTACCAAGGATTTCTTGGCCCGCCACCAGATCCCAACCGCTGAATACCAAAACTTTACCGAAATCGAGCCAGCCCTGGCCTATCTGCGTGAAAAAGGCGCACCGATTGTGATTAAGGCCGACGGTTTGGCCGCTGGCAAGGGAGTGATTGTAGCCACGACCCTGCAAGAAGCTGAAGAAGCCGTGAAAGATATGCTATCAGGCAATGCCTTTGGCCAGGCCGGCAGCCGGGTGGTAATTGAGGAATTTTTAGACGGTGAAGAAGCCAGCTTTATCGTGATGGTGGACGGCAAACACGTTGAGCCTATGGCCACCAGCCAAGACCACAAACGAGTGGGCGAGGGCGATAAGGGGCTGAATACAGGCGGCATGGGGGCTTATTCGCCTGCGCCTGTGGTCACGGCCGACATTCACCAACGGGTTATGCAAGAAATCATCTATCCAACGGTTGAGGGCATGGCCCAAGAGGGCAACCCTTATACGGGCTTCCTCTATGCCGGCCTGATGATTATGCCAAATGGTCAGCCTAAAGTGATCGAATTTAACTGCCGCTTTGGCGACCCTGAAACCCAGCCCATTATGATGCGTTTGCAGTCTGACTTGGTGGCGCTGTGCTTGGCGGCTTGCGATGAAAAACTCGATACCGTTCAATCCCAATGGTGTGAAGAAGCTGCCCTAGGCATCGTCTTGGCCGCAGAAGGCTACCCAGGCGACTACCGCAAGGAGGATGAAATCAGCGGCACCTTGCAAGCCACCGATGGCCAAAAGGTCTTCTTAGCGGGTGTCGAGCAGAAAGAGGGCAAACTGGTGACCAACGGCGGCCGTGTGCTGTGTGCCACTGCCTTGGGTAAGAATGTATCAGACGCCCAACAGGCTGCCCTCAGACTGGCTGAGCAAATCCACTGGCAGGGGCGTTTCTACCGCCGTGATATTGGTTATCGAGCGGTGGCGAGAGAACAGCAGGCTTAGTTCTTGTTTGCATTATCCTAGCGTGGGCATTGATGGCGCCAGCGTCCTCGCTGGTGCCGAGGTTTACTTGAAAAGATCTGGATAAAAGCAGCACCAGCCTGGAGGCTGGCGCTATCGGAGATCCAAGTTCGTGGGCTAAAGCCCACGCTACATGTTGATATAAAAAGTCCATCAAACGATGGACTTTGTTGTTTCTATACCAAGGCCTTTTCAATCTTCTCAAATAAATCGCGGGCCAGATTTTCCTTGTCTTTTAGCCGTTCCAAGCCCCGTTTCATCAGGGTTTGGCGTTGGGCATCGTAGCGGGAGAGCTTAATCAAGGGTTCAATCATGCGAGCAGCGACTTGCGGGTTGCTGTCGTTGAGTTGAAGGAGCATGTCCACCAAGAAGCGGTAGCCCGAGCCATCAATATTGTGGAAGGCCTTAGGGTTATGTTGGGCAAAGGCGCCAATCAAGGAACGCACCCGATTTGGGTTCTTGAAGTTGAAACTTGGGTGATCCAGCAGGCTTTGCACTAGGTCTAGCACATTTTCATCTGGGCGGGTGGCCTGGAGCATAAACCACTTGTCCATAACCAGGCCATCTTGGTGCCACTTATTCTCAAAGTCCTTGAGAAGCTGATCACGGCAATGCAGTTGTGCCTTGGTGGCCGCAGACAGGGCAGCCAGGGTGTCGGTCATATTATCGGCCTGGTTGTAGTGCTTATGCACCATGAGGTTGCCAATATCGGTAAAGGCCAGGTAGCTTAAGCAGACATTGCGTAAGGCCCGTTTGGCCATTTCGCTGGCCTCAACCTGATAGTCGCCTGTCTTGTTTTTGTGATAAACCAGCTCCAGGCGGTCTTTGAGTTCTTCAGCAATGGCTCTTTGCATAAAGTCCCGCACGGCGGCAATGCCAGCAGGGTCGATCACCTTAAATAGCTCGGCAAATTCGGTCTCTTTTGGCAGGGTGAGGGTGAGAGCGGTTAGCTCAGGATCACGGGCCTGATCTTCCAAGACAAAGGTCAGGGCCTCGCTTAAGGCAGAGGAGAAGGCCATTGGCAAACCCTGTTGGTGGCGGGAGAGGTTTTCCCGCAGCTCATTGTTAAAGAGGGTTTGGGCTGCGTCCCAGCGGACAAAATCATTGTCAGCGAATTTGAGTAGAGTGAGCAGCTGCTCGGTGCTGTAGTTGTAGTCCAAACGCACCGGGGCGGAGAAGTCGCACAAGAGAGCCGGCACAGGCTGCACAGACACATTGTGGAACTCAAAGGTTTGGTGTTCATGGATCACATCTAAGACATCGCTGACGGTTAAAAGCTCGTGTTGCAGTTTGAGCTTCTGGCCACTTTGGCTGTAAAGGGCCACCTTGAGTGGGATATGTAGATTGACCTTGTCCAGCTGATCGGCCGTTGGTGGCGTGTGCTGGGAAACGTGCAAGCGGTAGGTCTGGCGTTTTTCATCATACTCATCGCTGATGGTCAGTTCAGGCGTGCCTGATTGGCTGTACCAGCGACGGAACTGGGTCAAGTCCACGCCCGTGGCATCCTGCATGGCATCGACAAACTGATCGCAGGTGGCAGCCGATCCATCGTGGCGTTCCACATAGAGCTTCATGCCCTTTTGGAAGCCCTCTTCGCCTAAGAGGGTGTGGATCATGCGGATAACTTCAGCCCCCTTTTCGTAAACCGTGACCGTATAAAAGTTGTTCATTTCGATCACTTTTTCCGGGCGGATAGGGTGGGCCATTGGGCTGGCATCTTCGGCAAATTGCAGGCTACGCAGGAAGCGGACATCATCAATCCGCTTGGCCGAGCGAGACCAGAGATCGGAGGTAAATTCCTGATCACGGAAAACGGTCAAGCCCTCCTTGAGGCTGAGCTGGAACCAATCCCGGCAGGTAATGCGGTTGCCCGTCCAGTTGTGGAAGTATTCGTGGGCAATCACGCTTTCCACGTTCATGTAGTCTTCATCGGTGGCCGTTAGCGGGTGGGCCAGGACGAACTTGGAGTTAAACACGTTCAGCCCCTTATTCTCCATGGCGCCCATATTAAAGAAGTCCACAGCCACGATCATGTAAATATCTAAATCATATTCCAGGCCGAAGCGATCTTCATCCCACTTCATAGAACGCTTGAGGCTTTCCATGGCCCAGGTGGCCCGCTCTAAATTGCCTCGATCGACATAGATTTCCAGGGCTACTTCCCGCCCACTCATGGTGATAAACTTGTCCTCTAGCAGATCAAAATCCCCAGCCACCAAGGCGAACAAATAACTTGGTTTTAAGAAAGGATCTTGCCATTCCACCCAGTGGCGGCCGTCCTCTAAATCCCCCTGGGCAATACGATTACCGTTGGACAGGAGGAAGGGATACTTGGCCTTGCAAGCGGTGATTTTAGTCGTATATTTTGCAAGCACATCAGGCCGGTCTAGCATATAGGTGATCTGGCGGAAGCCCTCGGCCTCGCACTGGGTACAAAGCCCCTCGCCCGATTGGTAGAGGCCTTGTAGAGAGGTGTTTTGATTAGGCTGGAGACGGGTTGCAATTTCTAGCTCAAATTGGCCCGCTTGTTGGCCGCTCAAATCCAGGGTCAGGCTTTCCTTATCCTGCACATAGGCCGAAAAGGGCTGGCCATTGAGCTTGATGCCTAAAAATTCAAAGCTATGCCCGTCCAAACGCAGTTGGCTGGCCGTCTCGTTTTTTCGTTCGACGAGGAGGCGGGAGGTAACCAGGGTTTGGGCAGGGTCAAGCTGGAAGTCCAGATAAATATCGGTGATGGTAAAATCAGGGCTGCGATAATCTTTACGGTATTTGGCTTTTGGTTGCATACAAGTTCCTTTTAGGCGTTTGTCTGGCTGCTAGTGTAATCCGAATTTGCAAATTTTTCTAGAAATTCGACCGCTTGTTTCGCTTTTTAGCTTTGCACAAGGCCTATCATCTACTAAAATAAGCCCTAATTTAGACCAAACGTTTGCCTACCAAGATGAAGCTTAATTTTCCGACCTATCTCACCCTCTTTCGGGTTATCCTGATCCCGCTTTTTATTGCGGCCTTTTACCTCCCGCCTGCCTACGCCCCTGAGGTCTCCACCCTGATTTTCTTTATCGCCTGCATGACAGACTGGTTTGACGGCTATCTGGCCCGCAAGTGGAACCAAACCACCCGCCTGGGTGCGTTTTTAGACCCCGTGGCAGACAAGGTTTTGGTGGCGGTGGCCTTGGTTTCGGTGGTCGAATACTATCATCTTTGGTGGATAACCATTCCCGCAGGCATTATGATTTCCCGTGAAATCATCATCTCCGCCCTTCGGGAATGGATGGCCGAAATCGGCGAACGGGCCAACGTGGCTGTGTCTAAAATGGGCAAAATCAAAACCACCGCCCAAATGCTGGCCCTAGGCGGCCTACTCTGGCGGCTCAACGAAACCATGGAAATCCTGGCCTTTATCCTGCTTTATGTTGCCGCCATTTTGACCATTTGGTCCATGTGGCAGTACCTCAAGGCCTCAAAACCGAGTTTGTTGAAGCCCTAAGGCCAATCCCTTTTCAGAAATGGAGAGGGATTTTGTTTTTTCTGATATAATTGCATAGTTTTTAAAGATGAAGCCATTTGATAGCGCCAGCCTCCAGGCTGGTGCTGAAACCTATTGATATATAAGGCACAAGCGTGGACGCTTGCGCCATCATTTAGAAAGGATAACTTATGACCCCTGTTGTTGCCCTAGTGGGCCGTCCTAATGTGGGCAAATCAACCCTCTTTAACCGCCTGACCCGCACCCGTGATGCTTTAGTCGCAGACTTCCCGGGCCTAACCCGTGACCGCAAATACGGCCAGGCCAATATTGCCGGCCACGATTTTATCGTGATTGATACTGGCGGGATCGATGGCACAGAAGAAGGCGTGGAAGAAAAAATGGCCGAGCAATCGCTCCTAGCCATTGAAGAAGCCGATGTGGTGCTCTTTTTGGTGGATGCCCGTGCAGGCCTGGTGCCAGCGGATCTCGGCATTGCCCAATACCTCCGCCAGCGGGAAAAAACCACCGTTGTCGTGGCCAATAAAACTGACGGCATTGATGCCGATGCCCACTGTGCTGAGTTCTACCAATTAGGCCTAGGCGAGGTGGAACAAATCGCTGCCGCCCAAGGCCGGGGTGTAACTCAACTTATCGAACAAGTGCTTGCCCCACTCGCCGAAAAACTCGAGGCCCAAGCGGATGAAAATGCCCAAGATCTTGCAAATGATGAAGAGCAGGACGAATGGGACAGCGACTTTGACTTCAACAATGAAGAAGATACCGCCCTTTTAGATGAGGCCCTGGAAGAAGAAGCCGAAGAGCAGGACAGCCGCAATATCAAAATCGCCATTGTCGGCCGACCGAATGTGGGCAAATCCACCCTGACCAACCGCATTTTAGGCGAGGATCGGGTGGTGGTTTATGATATGCCGGGCACAACCCGGGACAGTATCTACATCCCTATGGAGCGGGACGGCCAGGAATATACCCTGATTGACACTGCCGGCGTGCGTAAGCGGGGCAAGGTGCATTTGGCGGTGGAGAAATTCTCTGTGATCAAGACCCTTCAGGCCATTCAGGACTCGAATGTGGTCTTGCTGACCATTGATGCTCGAGAAGGCGTGTCTGATCAGGATTTATCGCTTTTGGGCTTTATCCTCAATGCCGGTAAGTCTTTGGTGATTGTGGTCAATAAGTGGGACGGCCTGTCGCAGGATGTGAAAGACAACATCAAGTCTGAACTGGATCGTCGTTTAGACTTTATCGACTTCGCCCGAGTGCATTTTATCTCTGCCCTGCACGGCAGCGGGGTGGGCAACCTCTTTGGTTCTATCCAAGAGGCCTATGCCTGTGCTACCAAGAAAACTTCAACTTCTATGCTGACCCGTATCCTGCAAATGGCCACGGATGAGCACCAGCCGCCTTTGGTCAATGGTCGCCGAGTCAAGCTCAAATACGCTCACCCAGGTGGCTACAACCCGCCGATTATTGTAATCCACGGCAACCAGATGGATCGCCTGCCAGATTCCTACAAGCGTTATTTGTCTAACTACTATCGCAAGACCTTGAAGATCATCGGCTCGCCAATTCGGGTGCTTTTCCAAGAGGGTAACAACCCATTTGCCGGCAAACGCAACCTGCTGACCCCAACTCAGCTGCGTAAACGCAAGCGTTTGATGAAGTTTATTAAGAAAAATAGAAAATAGTCCTTATATATTTAGCGATGGCGCCAGCCTCCAGGCTGGTGCCTGTCCAATAGCTTATCGGCACAAGCGAGGACGCTTGCGCCATCATGTTTAGGAGAAACCATGTTCCCACCAAAAAACCTCGAAGCCATCGCCCAACAACTCCACAATGCCCTGCCACAAGGCCTAAAAGATGTGGGCAGCGATTTAGAAGAAAAATTCAAGCAAGTCCTCCAAGCCCAACTGGCCAAGCTAGACATCGTCACCCGTGAGGAATTTGACGTGCAGTCCCAAGTTCTGCTCCGCACCCGTGAAAAATTAGTGGAGCTGGAAAAACGGGTCGATGAGCTTCTGGCACAAAAGGCTGAAAACAGCCAAAGCCAACCCAATTCAAATTAACTTTTTGAGGAAACTCGTATGCAATCAATCAACCCAACCCAAACCCCTGCCTGGCAGGCCCTCAGCCAACACAAGGCCAATATTCCAAGCATCAGCCAACTTTTTGCCCAAGAACCCAAGCGTTTTGAGCATTATTCCCTGGGCTTTGAAAACCAAATCTTGGTTGATTATTCCAAAAACAATATCACCGCCCAAACCTTGGAACTTTTGCGCAACTTAGCCAAGGAGTGCGGTTTAGACGCTGCCAAGCAGGCCATGTTTAGCGGCCAAAAAATCAACCGTACCGAAAACCGTGCTGTTTTGCACGTTGCCCTGCGTAACTGTGCTAACTCCCCGATTGAGGTGGACGGCAAGGATGTGATGCCAGAAGTTAATGCTGTGCTGGCCAAGATGAAGGCCTTTAGTGAGCGGGTGATTTCAGGCGACTGGAAGGGCTACACCGGCAAGGCTATTACGGATGTGATTAACATCGGCATTGGCGGTTCAGACCTGGGCCCTTATATGGTGACTGAGGCCCTGCGCCCTTATAAGAACCATCTGAATATGCACTTTGTGTCTAATGTGGACGGCACCCATATTGCGGAAACCCTGAAAAAATGCAACCCAGAAACTACCTTGGTCTTGGTGGCTTCTAAAACCTTTACCACCCAAGAAACCATGACCAATGCTCTTTCTGCCCGTGACTGGTTGTTAGCAGCTGCTCAGGATGAATCAGCCGTGGCCAAGCACTTTGTGGCCCTTTCCACCAATGCCAAAGAAGTAGCCAAGTTCGGCATTGATACGGCCAATATGTTTGAATTTTGGGACTGGGTGGGCGGCCGTTATTCCCTCTGGTCAGCCATTGGTTTGTCCATTGCCCTTTCTCTAGGCTTTGAGAATTTTGAGCAACTGCTTGCAGGTGCCCACGCCATGGATAAGCACTTCCTCAATGCCCCTGTGGAAGAAAATATCCCAACCACCCTGGCCCTTATCGGCATTTGGAACAACAACTTCCTAGGGGCAGAAAGCGAGGCCATCCTCCCTTACGACCAATACCTCCACCGCTTTGCCGCCTACTTCCAACAGGGCAATATGGAGTCCAACGGCAAGTATGTGGGCCGTGACGGCAAGCCAGTCAGCCACCAAACAGGCCCGATTATCTGGGGCGAACCAGGCACCAACGGCCAGCACGCCTTCTACCAGCTTATTCACCAGGGCACCAAATTGATCCCGTGCGATTTTATTGCGCCTGCCCAAAGCCATAACCCGATTGGTGATCACCACAGTAAGCTACTGTCCAACTTCTTCGCCCAAACCGAGGCCCTGGCCTTTGGTAAATCTAAGGAAACGGTTGAACAAGAGTTCCTACAAGCGGGTAAAAGTTTGGAAGAAGTTGCAAATATCGTGCCTTTCAAGGTCTTTACCGGCAACAAACCGACCAACTCTATCCTGGTACAAAAAATCACCCCGTTTACCTTGGGTGCCTTGATTGCCATGTATGAGCATAAGATCTTTGTCCAAGGCGTGATCTTCAACATCTACAGCTTTGACCAATGGGGCGTGGAGCTGGGCAAACAACTGGCCAACCGCATTTTGCCAGAATTGGAAAATGAAGAAGTGATTAGCAGCCACGACAGCTCAACCAATGGTTTAATCAACCAGTTTAAGGCCTGGCGTTAGGCAAGGGCCTGCAAGCGGTAGAAAATTTGCAAAAAACTGCAAAATTTTTACCGCTTGTTTAAGCTTTATCCTAAATTCCTAGCCAAATTGCTCTTTTTCTATTAATATTTGTTCTATTTTGACGAATTTATAAGGATTTTCTGTGCCAACTCGAGATTATGCTAAGTCCCGTAAACGCAAGGGGAAAAGCACCTACCTCATTTTAAGTTTAATTCTGCTCTTCATTGGCTTAAGTGCGGCAGGCCTTTATTTCTTAAAAGAAAAGGCGCCCGCCCCTGTGATTCCTACACCGACCAATGCGGTACAAGCCCCGAAAAGTAGCCTGCCAAGCCGCCCAGAGGAGGTTTACAGCTACATTCGAGACCTGGAAACCCGGGAAATTCCTGTCGGCCAAGATGAAAAACACCTGGCCCAACAGGCAAAACTCAATGAGAAACAGGAGAAACTTCTGCGTGAACGCAAGGCCTTAGAGGAAAAACGCTTGGCCGAACAAGCAGCAATCAATAACCAAACGCCGCCTAAAACCGAGGGAAGTGCCACAGATAGCTCAAGCCCGGCGATTAACCAGTCGGCAGAACAAGAGCTAGCCCAGCAAAAGGCCAGGGAAGAAGAGAAACGTTTGGCAGAGGAAAAACGCCGTAAGGAGCAAGAGCGTAAGAAGCAGCAAGAGCTGGCGGCAGCCAAGAAAAAAGAAGAGGAAAAGGCCAAAACCAAAATCGTGGCCAAGGCTGGCAATCCTCAAGAAGCACCTAAGCAGGTCGGCCAATTTGGCCTCCAATGCGGCGCCTTTAAAAACAAGGCCCAGGCTGAAAATATGCAGGCTCGCTTGGCCATGTCAGGCTTCAATGCCCGCATCAACTCCAGTGCCGATTGGAACCGTGTGGTGGTTGGCCCCGTGGGCGACCGTGCCGCGGCATCAAGAGCGCAGACCAATGCCCGCAGCGTGGCCGATTGTGTGATTGTAGGAATGTAATTTTAAATTGATTAAGAGGTTATTATGAAAATTATTTTATTAGGCGCACCAGGCGCAGGCAAAGGAACCCAAGCCCAATTTATGATGAATAAATTCGGTATTCCACAAATTTCAACTGGCGATATGTTCCGTGCTGCCATCAAAGAAGGCACCGAGCTGGGCAAACAAGCCAAGGCCCTCATGGACGAAGGCAAACTGGTGCCAGATGAACTGACTGTGGCCCTGGTAAAAGACCGCATCGCCCAGCCAGACTGTGCCAAGGGCTTCTTGCTAGACGGCTTCCCACGCACCATTCCCCAGGCTGATGCCCTGAAAGAAGCGGGTGTTAAAATCGACTTCGTGCTTGAGTTTGATGTAGCTGATGAAGTGATTGTAGAACGCATGAGCGGCCGCCGTGTCCACCAGCCATCAGGCCGTACCTACCATGTGGTTTACAACCCACCAAAAGTGGAAGGCAAGGATGATGTAACCGGCGAAGACCTCATCATCCGCCCAGACGACAAGCCAGAAACCGTGCTTGACCGCCTCGCCATCTACCACAAACAAACCAAGCCTTTAATTGCCTACTATACTGCCCAAGCAGAAGCGGGCCAAACGGTTTACCACCGTTTAGATGGCACTCAACCTGTTGAGGCCGTGAGTGCAGAACTCAACCGAATCTTAGGTTAGGCTTAGCCCTTTAAACAAGCGGGGCGATTTGCAAAAAATCTTGCAAATCGCCCCGCTTGTCTTTGGTTAGCCGACAGGCCTATTTGGCCTTTTTAGCCTTGGTCGCTTTGGCTTTTTTCTTCTTAGGTTTGATGGTTTTGGCTTCCTTAAAGACCGGCTTTTCAGCGGACACTTTAGCCTTCTTCTTGGCCGTTTTGCCCTCGCCTCTTGGCTTACGCAGGCTGGTAATCAGGGCGAAATCGATCTTCTTATCATCCAGATTGACATTAATCACCTTAACCTTGACCGGGTCGCCCAGGCGGTAAATGATGCCTGAACCGCCCACCAAGCGTTGGCGGTCGTTGTCGAAATGATAGTAGTCGTTGTCTAGGGTAGAAATATGCACCAGGCCGTCAATCAGGAGTTCATTGAGTTTCACAAAAAGCCCAAAGCCCGTGACACTAGAAATCACGCCCTCAAAGGTTTCCCCCAGATGATCCTGCATATACTCACACTTGAGCCAGTCGGCCACATCACGGGTGGCTTCATCGGCCCGGCGTTCGGTGGCAGAGCACTTGTCGCCGAATTGATCCATATCGTCTAGCTGGTAGTGGTAGCCGCCGCCATCGGTATAGTGGCGTTTCGCTCCCTTTTGCTTCTCGATCAGATACTTAATGGCCCGGTGGAGCAGGAGGTCTGGGTACCGCCGAATAGGCGAGGTAAAGTGGGCATATTGGGTCAAAGCCAGGCCGAAATGGCCCACGTTGTCAGGCGAATAGACCGCTTGACGCAGCGAGCGGAGCAACATGGTTTGAATCAGCTCCCGATCGGGCCGTTCCTGCACCTTTTCCAAGAGCTTGGCGTAGTCTTTGGGCTCTGGCTTAAGGCCACCGTCTAAGAAGAGGCCACATTCTTTGAGGAAGGTGCGGAAGCTGGTTAGCTTTTCCTCACTTGGCTCGGCGTGAATACGGAAGAGGGCAGGTTCGTTGGCTTCTTCTACAAAACGAGCGGAGGCGATGTTGGCCAAGATCATACATTCTTCGATGATCTTATGGGCATCGTTGCGAATAAGGGGTTCTATCCGCTCAATCCGACCTTCTGGATTGAAAATAAACTGGTTTTCCACCGTTTCAAACTCAATGGCCCCCCGTTTTTGCCGTTCGGCAACCAGGGTTTGGTACATGGCGTTCAGCTCTTCCAGGTGTGGCACCAGGTAGAAATAACGTTCCCGCAGCTCAGCATCGCCCTGCAAGATCTTCCAAACCTTGGTGTAGGTCAGGCGGGCATGGGAGTTCATCACAGCCTCATAAAACTTGTGGCTGGTTAATTTGCCGGCCTTAGAAACGGTCATTTCCGCCACCAAACAGAGCCTGTCTACCTGTGGATTAAGGGAGCAGAGGCCGTTGGAGAGGATTTCAGGCAACATAGGAATGACCCGATTAGGGAAATAGACCGAGTTGCCCCGGGCTTGGGCTTCCAAATCCAGAGCCGTTTTAGGGCGGACATAATAGCTCACATCCGCAATGGCCACCCAGAGCCGCCAGCCCTCGCCCTCTTTTTGGCAGAAAACGGCATCGTCAAAGTCCCGGGCCGATTCGCCGTCAATGGTGACCAGGGGAAGTTGACGCAGATCCACCCGCCCTTGCTTGGCCTCTTCAGGCACTTCTTCGCTAAATTGGCGGATCTGCTTTTCCACGCCTTCTGGCCAAACGTGGGGAATATCGTGGTTACGCAGGGCGATTTCAATTTCCATACCTGGGGCCAGGTTGTCGCCCAGAATTTCGGTGATATGGCCCACCGGGCGGTTAAAAGAGGCCTTGCGGGGTTGCAATTCGACCACGACTACCTGTCCCATTCTGGCCCCCAAACGCTGATCGTCTGGGATGAGAATATCCTGGGTCAAACGGCTGTCGTCCGGCACCACAAAGCCAATGCCCGACTCCAGGAAGAAACGGCCAACTACCTGCTTTTTACGGGCCTCTAGCACCCGCACAATCCGCACTTCCTTGCGGCCACGACGGTCTGTGCCATTGGGCTGGGCCAGGACAAAATCGCCGTGCATCACCCGGGCCATCTGATTGTTGGGGATAAACCAGTCGTTATCGCCCTCCACCTGCAAAAAGCCGTAGCCATCTCGGTGGCCTAAGACCGTGCCCTTGAGCAGGTCCATCTTTTCAGGCAGGGCGTACTTCTTGCCCTTGGTAAAGACCAACTGGCCATCGTTTTCCATGGCTCTTAAGCGGCGGCGAATGGCCTCAGCACGCTCTTCATCGAAAATATGGAAGGTTTCCAGCAGGGCCTCCCGGCTCATAGGGGCGTCAAAGTCCCGAATGGTTTGTAGGATAAAATCCCGGCTGGGCACGGGGTTCTCGTATTTTTCTGCTTCTTGTTGATAGTTTGGATCAAGTATCATCTGTTTTCTCTTCATAGGGATATAAATAAAACAAGCGGGCCAAATCTCGGCTGTTTTTGCAAATTTTGTGAGATTTGGAACCGCTTGCAGTTTGTAAAAAAATCGTGATAGCTAAGGATACGCCTTAGACGGGGTGTTGTCAATTTGTACAGTTTTTGCCTAGAATGTTTAGGAATAGGCATAAGGTACTTTTTATTCGCTGCTAAAACGCTTAAAAATCAAGGAAGTATTAACCCCACCAAAGGCAAAGTTATTATTCATCACATAATCGGTTTGAATAAATTTGCCGTCTCCTTGAATGTAATCTAACTTGCCGCAGCGTTCATCAATATGATCCAAATTGAGGGTTGGGGCGAACCAGCCGTCTCGCATCATTTCAATGGAGAACCAGGATTCCAAGGCGCCACAAGCCCCCAAAGTATGCCCTAGGTAGGATTTTTGCGAACTAAGGGGAACCTGCCCAAAGACGGCTTCGGTTGCCAGCGTTTCGGCAATATCGCCCTGCTCTGTTGCCGTGCCGTGACCATTGACATAGCCGATTTGGGAAGGCTTAATGCCCGCATCTTGAATGGCCAGTTCCATACAACGTTGCATAGTGTCCTTTTGCGGGCGGGTAACATGGCTACCGTCGCTATTGGCCCCGTAGCCTACAATTTCAGCAATAATGTTGGCACCACGGGCTAGGGCGTGTTCTAGTTCTTCAAGCACAAACATGCCTGCCCCTTCGCCAATCACAAGCCCGTCCCGATCCCTGTCATAAGGGCGAGGGGTGGCTTGAGGGCTGTCGTTCTTGCGGCTGGCTGCATAAAGCGAGTCAAAGACATAAACCTCCGACAGGCAAAATTCTTCACCACCGCCGGCCAGCATCATTTTCTGCATACCGTATTTAATGGCCTCATAGGCATAGCCAATGCCCTGACTGCCTGATGAACAGGCACTGGAGGTCGGGATAATCCGCCCAGTCAGGCCAAAGAAAATCCCTACATTGGCAGCAGTGGTATGGGGCATCATTCGCACATAGGTGTTGGCGTTGAAGGTGGTGGATTTGCCAGTTTCCAGCAGCATACTGACATCACGCACATCACGAGTGCTGCCGGTGCTAGAGCCGCTGGCCACCCCCATTCGTCCATCCTTAAGTTCGGGCAAAATCTGCCCCTCCTGCATAAGACCTGCCTGGGTCAAAGCCTGTTCAGCCGCATCAACACAGAATTGGGACACCCGCCCCATAGAACGCAGTTGCTTACGGTTCCAATGGCTAGGTGGTGTGT
This window harbors:
- a CDS encoding phosphoribosylamine--glycine ligase; the protein is MNVLIIGNGGREHALAWKVRQSALVEKVFVAPGNAGTALEEGIENVAISGTDLPKLVEFAQNNQVGLTIVGPEAPLVAGVVDAFRAQGLKIFGPTQAAAQLEGSKVFTKDFLARHQIPTAEYQNFTEIEPALAYLREKGAPIVIKADGLAAGKGVIVATTLQEAEEAVKDMLSGNAFGQAGSRVVIEEFLDGEEASFIVMVDGKHVEPMATSQDHKRVGEGDKGLNTGGMGAYSPAPVVTADIHQRVMQEIIYPTVEGMAQEGNPYTGFLYAGLMIMPNGQPKVIEFNCRFGDPETQPIMMRLQSDLVALCLAACDEKLDTVQSQWCEEAALGIVLAAEGYPGDYRKEDEISGTLQATDGQKVFLAGVEQKEGKLVTNGGRVLCATALGKNVSDAQQAALRLAEQIHWQGRFYRRDIGYRAVAREQQA
- a CDS encoding aminopeptidase N; its protein translation is MQPKAKYRKDYRSPDFTITDIYLDFQLDPAQTLVTSRLLVERKNETASQLRLDGHSFEFLGIKLNGQPFSAYVQDKESLTLDLSGQQAGQFELEIATRLQPNQNTSLQGLYQSGEGLCTQCEAEGFRQITYMLDRPDVLAKYTTKITACKAKYPFLLSNGNRIAQGDLEDGRHWVEWQDPFLKPSYLFALVAGDFDLLEDKFITMSGREVALEIYVDRGNLERATWAMESLKRSMKWDEDRFGLEYDLDIYMIVAVDFFNMGAMENKGLNVFNSKFVLAHPLTATDEDYMNVESVIAHEYFHNWTGNRITCRDWFQLSLKEGLTVFRDQEFTSDLWSRSAKRIDDVRFLRSLQFAEDASPMAHPIRPEKVIEMNNFYTVTVYEKGAEVIRMIHTLLGEEGFQKGMKLYVERHDGSAATCDQFVDAMQDATGVDLTQFRRWYSQSGTPELTISDEYDEKRQTYRLHVSQHTPPTADQLDKVNLHIPLKVALYSQSGQKLKLQHELLTVSDVLDVIHEHQTFEFHNVSVQPVPALLCDFSAPVRLDYNYSTEQLLTLLKFADNDFVRWDAAQTLFNNELRENLSRHQQGLPMAFSSALSEALTFVLEDQARDPELTALTLTLPKETEFAELFKVIDPAGIAAVRDFMQRAIAEELKDRLELVYHKNKTGDYQVEASEMAKRALRNVCLSYLAFTDIGNLMVHKHYNQADNMTDTLAALSAATKAQLHCRDQLLKDFENKWHQDGLVMDKWFMLQATRPDENVLDLVQSLLDHPSFNFKNPNRVRSLIGAFAQHNPKAFHNIDGSGYRFLVDMLLQLNDSNPQVAARMIEPLIKLSRYDAQRQTLMKRGLERLKDKENLARDLFEKIEKALV
- a CDS encoding CDP-diacylglycerol--glycerol-3-phosphate 3-phosphatidyltransferase — its product is MKLNFPTYLTLFRVILIPLFIAAFYLPPAYAPEVSTLIFFIACMTDWFDGYLARKWNQTTRLGAFLDPVADKVLVAVALVSVVEYYHLWWITIPAGIMISREIIISALREWMAEIGERANVAVSKMGKIKTTAQMLALGGLLWRLNETMEILAFILLYVAAILTIWSMWQYLKASKPSLLKP
- a CDS encoding ribosome biogenesis GTPase Der, with protein sequence MTPVVALVGRPNVGKSTLFNRLTRTRDALVADFPGLTRDRKYGQANIAGHDFIVIDTGGIDGTEEGVEEKMAEQSLLAIEEADVVLFLVDARAGLVPADLGIAQYLRQREKTTVVVANKTDGIDADAHCAEFYQLGLGEVEQIAAAQGRGVTQLIEQVLAPLAEKLEAQADENAQDLANDEEQDEWDSDFDFNNEEDTALLDEALEEEAEEQDSRNIKIAIVGRPNVGKSTLTNRILGEDRVVVYDMPGTTRDSIYIPMERDGQEYTLIDTAGVRKRGKVHLAVEKFSVIKTLQAIQDSNVVLLTIDAREGVSDQDLSLLGFILNAGKSLVIVVNKWDGLSQDVKDNIKSELDRRLDFIDFARVHFISALHGSGVGNLFGSIQEAYACATKKTSTSMLTRILQMATDEHQPPLVNGRRVKLKYAHPGGYNPPIIVIHGNQMDRLPDSYKRYLSNYYRKTLKIIGSPIRVLFQEGNNPFAGKRNLLTPTQLRKRKRLMKFIKKNRK